The Triplophysa rosa linkage group LG15, Trosa_1v2, whole genome shotgun sequence genome has a segment encoding these proteins:
- the pak5 gene encoding serine/threonine-protein kinase PAK 5 isoform X1 — MCRNRVHDRPLFAQNDVTRRGPEPRRAPLSVVLNAVIEALARDTRMDVCARGFSNMFGKKKKKLEISAPSNFEHRVHTGFDPHKQTFTGLPQQWQSLLADTANRPKPMVDPSYITPIQLAPMKISPKKVRLAESPLRKTIVRGSRPPKDASINGLLEEFDNISVTRSNSLRKESPPGVHQAGTNKLLSASAVNAGGPEENGFTPHYGRYSCDLDSSKDFSLEPHRDKGVHDGEWAVARHYRFSLKHNGHPIRSPFYPDAMPQKSSDYAKMPPDYHAYLESRREYYRASLGGSSQDYREQALGTPSRVSVRSEQVNYPDGDWGYGAPHRDDYDKRPKSSYVSQTSPQPAIRQRSRSGSGLQEPGLPYGMGVFKSGAQGPYSSYTYPRLSENTSSLIIGKGEYDRASRDGSPQAPGVETYPRGPFRLPQSHGKPAYPPGFQYPLPFHYKPSPYHHPPSQPSPPYTPQGAHSQPSSPYIPPGAYPPPSWGSASEQPPSRVSHEQFRAALQLVVNPGDPREYLDNFLKIGEGSTGIVCIATEKHSGKQVAVKKMDLRKQQRRELLFNEVVIMRDYHHENVVDMYNSYLVGDELWVVMEFLEGGALTDIVTHTRMNEEQIATVCVSVLRALSYLHTQGVIHRDIKSDSILLTSDGRIKLSDFGFCAQVSKDVPKRKSLVGTPYWMAPEVISRLPYGTEVDIWSLGIMVIEMVDGEPPYFNEPPLQAMRRIRDNLPPRLKEPHKVSSVLQAFLDLMLVREPSQRASAQDLLQHPFLKMSGPPSCIVPLMRHYRLR; from the exons GTTTTTCCAACATGTTtggaaagaagaagaagaagctgGAAATATCGGCCCCTTCTAACTTTGAGCACCGCGTTCACACGGGCTTCGATCCGCACAAGCAGACGTTCACAGGACTGCCACAGCAATGGCAGAGTCTGTTAGCTGACACTGCCAACCGACCCAAACCCATGGTGGACCCGTCCTACATCACACCCATTCAGCTCGCCCCGATGAAG ATATCTCCCAAGAAAGTCCGGTTGGCCGAGTCGCCGTTGCGAAAA ACTATCGTCCGTGGCAGCCGGCCGCCCAAAGACGCCTCCATCAACGGTCTGCTGGAAGAGTTCGACAACATCTCTGTGACTCGCTCCAACTCTCTGAGAAAAGAAAGTCCGCCCGGGGTCCATCAGGCCGGCACCAACAAACTGCTGTCGGCTTCGGCGGTGAACGCGGGCGGTCCGGAGGAGAACGGCTTCACCCCTCACTACGGCCGTTACTCCTGCGATCTGGACAGCAGCAAGGACTTCTCGCTGGAGCCGCACCGCGACAAAGGCGTCCACGATGGGGAATGGGCGGTGGCACGGCACTACCGTTTCTCTCTCAAACACAATGGTCATCCCATCCGGAGTCCCTTCTACCCCGACGCCATGCCGCAGAAGTCTTCAGACTATGCCAAGATGCCTCCGGACTACCACGCCTACCTGGAGAGCCGACGGGAGTACTACCGAGCGTCTCTGGGCGGATCCAGTCAGGATTACAGGGAGCAGGCGCTGGGAACGCCGTCTCGGGTATCCGTCCGCAGCGAGCAGGTGAATTATCCCGACGGAGACTGGGGATACGGAGCGCCTCACAGAGACGATTACGACAAGAGGCCCAAGTCATCCTACGTCAGTCAGACGAGTCCCCAGCCGGCCATTCGGCAGCGCTCCAGGTCGGGTTCTGGCCTGCAGGAGCCCGGTCTGCCATACGGGATGGGTGTGTTTAAAAGTGGCGCGCAGGGGCCGTACAGCTCCTACACCTACCCCAGACTCTCAGAGAACACCTCCTCTCTCATCATAGGAAAG GGCGAGTACGACAGAGCGTCTCGTGATGGGAGTCCGCAGGCACCCGGGGTTGAGACGTATCCACGTGGCCCCTTCAGACTACCTCAGAGCCACGGCAAGCCCGCTTACCCACCCGGTTTCCAGTACCCGCTGCCCTTCCACTACAAACCTTCACCCTATCACCACCCACCATCACAGCCCAGCCCACCCTACACCCCGCAGGGCGCTCACTCTCAGCCCTCGTCTCCTTATATTCCTCCCGGTGCGTATCCTCCGCCCAGCTGGGGCTCGGCTTCAGAGCAGCCGCCCTCTCGGGTGTCCCACGAGCAGTTCCGGGCGGCGCTGCAGCTGGTGGTGAACCCGGGCGACCCGCGGGAGTACCTGGACAACTTCCTGAAGATCGGAGAGGGCTCCACGGGCATCGTGTGCATCGCCACCGAGAAGCACAGCGGCAAACAGGTGGCGGTTAAAAAGATGGACCTGAGGAAACAGCAGCGACGAGAACTTCTCTTCAATGAG gtGGTTATCATGCGAGACTATCATCATGAGAATGTGGTGGACATGTATAACAGTTATCTGGTGGGTGACGAGCTCTGGGTGGTGATGGAGTTTTTAGAGGGTGGAGCTTTGACTGATATCGTCACTCACACCAG GATGAATGAGGAGCAGATCGCTacggtgtgtgtgtctgtgttgagAGCTCTGTCATATCTGCACACACAGGGTGTGATCCACAGAGACATCAAGAGCGATTCAATCCTCCTGACCAGTGACGGACGG ATCAAACTCTCAGATTTTGGCTTCTGCGCTCAAGTGTCTAAAGATGTTCCTAAGAGAAAGTCTCTGGTGGGGACGCCGTACTGGATGGCACCTGAGGTCATCTCCAGATTACCATACGGCACTGAG GTGGACATCTGGTCTCTGGGCATCATGGTGATCGAGATGGTTGATGGAGAGCCGCCGTACTTCAATGAACCTCCACTGCAGGCCATGAGACGCATACGCGACAACCTTCCTCCTCGACTCAAAGAGCCACATAAG GTGTCATCTGTTCTTCAAGCGTTTCTGGACCTGATGTTGGTGAGAGAGCCGTCTCAGCGCGCTTCGGCTCAAGACCTCCTGCAGCACCCTTTCCTAAAGATGTCGGGACCCCCGTCCTGTATCGTTCCCCTCATGAGACATTACAGACTCCGCTGA
- the pak5 gene encoding serine/threonine-protein kinase PAK 5 isoform X2, whose translation MCRNRVHDRPLFAQNDVTRRGPEPRRAPLSVVLNAVIEALARDTRMDVCARGFSNMFGKKKKKLEISAPSNFEHRVHTGFDPHKQTFTGLPQQWQSLLADTANRPKPMVDPSYITPIQLAPMKTIVRGSRPPKDASINGLLEEFDNISVTRSNSLRKESPPGVHQAGTNKLLSASAVNAGGPEENGFTPHYGRYSCDLDSSKDFSLEPHRDKGVHDGEWAVARHYRFSLKHNGHPIRSPFYPDAMPQKSSDYAKMPPDYHAYLESRREYYRASLGGSSQDYREQALGTPSRVSVRSEQVNYPDGDWGYGAPHRDDYDKRPKSSYVSQTSPQPAIRQRSRSGSGLQEPGLPYGMGVFKSGAQGPYSSYTYPRLSENTSSLIIGKGEYDRASRDGSPQAPGVETYPRGPFRLPQSHGKPAYPPGFQYPLPFHYKPSPYHHPPSQPSPPYTPQGAHSQPSSPYIPPGAYPPPSWGSASEQPPSRVSHEQFRAALQLVVNPGDPREYLDNFLKIGEGSTGIVCIATEKHSGKQVAVKKMDLRKQQRRELLFNEVVIMRDYHHENVVDMYNSYLVGDELWVVMEFLEGGALTDIVTHTRMNEEQIATVCVSVLRALSYLHTQGVIHRDIKSDSILLTSDGRIKLSDFGFCAQVSKDVPKRKSLVGTPYWMAPEVISRLPYGTEVDIWSLGIMVIEMVDGEPPYFNEPPLQAMRRIRDNLPPRLKEPHKVSSVLQAFLDLMLVREPSQRASAQDLLQHPFLKMSGPPSCIVPLMRHYRLR comes from the exons GTTTTTCCAACATGTTtggaaagaagaagaagaagctgGAAATATCGGCCCCTTCTAACTTTGAGCACCGCGTTCACACGGGCTTCGATCCGCACAAGCAGACGTTCACAGGACTGCCACAGCAATGGCAGAGTCTGTTAGCTGACACTGCCAACCGACCCAAACCCATGGTGGACCCGTCCTACATCACACCCATTCAGCTCGCCCCGATGAAG ACTATCGTCCGTGGCAGCCGGCCGCCCAAAGACGCCTCCATCAACGGTCTGCTGGAAGAGTTCGACAACATCTCTGTGACTCGCTCCAACTCTCTGAGAAAAGAAAGTCCGCCCGGGGTCCATCAGGCCGGCACCAACAAACTGCTGTCGGCTTCGGCGGTGAACGCGGGCGGTCCGGAGGAGAACGGCTTCACCCCTCACTACGGCCGTTACTCCTGCGATCTGGACAGCAGCAAGGACTTCTCGCTGGAGCCGCACCGCGACAAAGGCGTCCACGATGGGGAATGGGCGGTGGCACGGCACTACCGTTTCTCTCTCAAACACAATGGTCATCCCATCCGGAGTCCCTTCTACCCCGACGCCATGCCGCAGAAGTCTTCAGACTATGCCAAGATGCCTCCGGACTACCACGCCTACCTGGAGAGCCGACGGGAGTACTACCGAGCGTCTCTGGGCGGATCCAGTCAGGATTACAGGGAGCAGGCGCTGGGAACGCCGTCTCGGGTATCCGTCCGCAGCGAGCAGGTGAATTATCCCGACGGAGACTGGGGATACGGAGCGCCTCACAGAGACGATTACGACAAGAGGCCCAAGTCATCCTACGTCAGTCAGACGAGTCCCCAGCCGGCCATTCGGCAGCGCTCCAGGTCGGGTTCTGGCCTGCAGGAGCCCGGTCTGCCATACGGGATGGGTGTGTTTAAAAGTGGCGCGCAGGGGCCGTACAGCTCCTACACCTACCCCAGACTCTCAGAGAACACCTCCTCTCTCATCATAGGAAAG GGCGAGTACGACAGAGCGTCTCGTGATGGGAGTCCGCAGGCACCCGGGGTTGAGACGTATCCACGTGGCCCCTTCAGACTACCTCAGAGCCACGGCAAGCCCGCTTACCCACCCGGTTTCCAGTACCCGCTGCCCTTCCACTACAAACCTTCACCCTATCACCACCCACCATCACAGCCCAGCCCACCCTACACCCCGCAGGGCGCTCACTCTCAGCCCTCGTCTCCTTATATTCCTCCCGGTGCGTATCCTCCGCCCAGCTGGGGCTCGGCTTCAGAGCAGCCGCCCTCTCGGGTGTCCCACGAGCAGTTCCGGGCGGCGCTGCAGCTGGTGGTGAACCCGGGCGACCCGCGGGAGTACCTGGACAACTTCCTGAAGATCGGAGAGGGCTCCACGGGCATCGTGTGCATCGCCACCGAGAAGCACAGCGGCAAACAGGTGGCGGTTAAAAAGATGGACCTGAGGAAACAGCAGCGACGAGAACTTCTCTTCAATGAG gtGGTTATCATGCGAGACTATCATCATGAGAATGTGGTGGACATGTATAACAGTTATCTGGTGGGTGACGAGCTCTGGGTGGTGATGGAGTTTTTAGAGGGTGGAGCTTTGACTGATATCGTCACTCACACCAG GATGAATGAGGAGCAGATCGCTacggtgtgtgtgtctgtgttgagAGCTCTGTCATATCTGCACACACAGGGTGTGATCCACAGAGACATCAAGAGCGATTCAATCCTCCTGACCAGTGACGGACGG ATCAAACTCTCAGATTTTGGCTTCTGCGCTCAAGTGTCTAAAGATGTTCCTAAGAGAAAGTCTCTGGTGGGGACGCCGTACTGGATGGCACCTGAGGTCATCTCCAGATTACCATACGGCACTGAG GTGGACATCTGGTCTCTGGGCATCATGGTGATCGAGATGGTTGATGGAGAGCCGCCGTACTTCAATGAACCTCCACTGCAGGCCATGAGACGCATACGCGACAACCTTCCTCCTCGACTCAAAGAGCCACATAAG GTGTCATCTGTTCTTCAAGCGTTTCTGGACCTGATGTTGGTGAGAGAGCCGTCTCAGCGCGCTTCGGCTCAAGACCTCCTGCAGCACCCTTTCCTAAAGATGTCGGGACCCCCGTCCTGTATCGTTCCCCTCATGAGACATTACAGACTCCGCTGA
- the lamp5 gene encoding lysosome-associated membrane glycoprotein 5, with amino-acid sequence MCLGERFGLNVSMMNLSDPSSSKTNTRFLLDAISKDKIHLTRFILDALDGEIIDSKTEGMQTPLISAVFLQDEQARSRFMNLLLQRGASVNCPDERGRTPLSYACEMGCLDAVKILVKNNADPEMADSWGNTALMYAVAAGRSSVVEFLVRAFKRLGLQIHRQNKVGNSAVEVAKYLRHTECLRALLSNSKTFHDDVVCEQLSTVNISEDKEKFFERSEIHSRETSTEREHRLLVGLRNRIQSMDSIEEYEKERDVLSSSQSDTFSGVLTAKPPEKLSPKHPKHEGRVSTKTLPPLFRNSVIYSPRPFKTPSRCCVSPSGPLGILLTPIAKSAREERDHVEKPFDFPIRRFDDSYYQKRCSLPTSVLAPPATERLTSRRSRTVMKSPKTADNPQPTAAPHGTLTSLSTKLLRRFTFPDLKKIVKESREVHATRAEALEPDGRSIPRSETFPLTKNHPQVGNKPSVDSISAVKCEFDFHFKTTSDLRSCDAGREESTRAATLRAWVMSLAWGGGMGGGWVVLTHYSRSCDLRCTNGIAGSGCPINFTSRAMQLRLCTSVHLFIFSPSACALSRVSAEAEVENLSGLSPNPDRDIFVVRENGSTCLMAEFAVKFLIPYDVLALNGIDLITEQTTVSIPRGAEIAGKCGARESELHISWVNSAFTFRIFFLRENRMMGSGGNAEETEVWKINKVQLVYDTSDMTHFVNAYNPGKHTASTHRLSALVTPAGRSYVCTAQQTLTLISTDHQKGVTVSLYDIQVQAFDIKSDFIFSEPYKCMTDQREQLEQMLPLVLGLILGLIIVITISVYHFHLKLTAQQQPQVPRDRSLYKNM; translated from the exons ATGTGTTTGGGAGAGAGGTTCGGGTTGAACGTCAGCATGATGAACCTCTCGGACCCAAGCAGCTCCAAAACCAACACCAGATTCCTTCTGGACGCCATCTCCAAAGATAAGATCCACCTCACCAGATTTATTTTAGATGCGCTGGATGGTGAAATTATCGACTCAAAGACGGAAGGGATGCAGACGCCTCTCATCTCTGCCGTGTTTCTCCAGGACGAGCAGGCGAGGAGCAGGTTTATGAATCTTCTGTTGCAGCGGGGTGCGAGCGTGAACTGCCCGGATGAGAGAGGCCGTACGCCGCTGAGTTACGCCTGCGAGATGGGATGTCTGGACGCCGTGAAGATCCTGGTGAAAAACAACGCCGACCCTGAGATGGCAGACAGCTGGGGGAACACGGCTCTCATGTACGCCGTCGCCGCCGGACGTTCGTCGGTTGTGGAGTTTCTGGTGCGAGCTTTCAAAAGACTGGGTCTTCAAATCCACCGGCAAAACAAAGTCGGCAATTCTGCCGTCGAGGTGGCCAAATATCTCCGACACACCGAATGTTTACGGGCTCTGCTGAGTAACTCCAAAACCTTTCACGATGATGTCGTGTGTGAACAACTTTCCACAGTGAACATCAGTGAAGATAAAGAAAAGTTCTTTGAGCGCAGTGAGATCCACTCGAGAGAAACTTCAACTGAACGTGAGCATCGGCTTCTTGTGGGTTTACGGAACAGAATCCAGTCGATGGACTCTATTGAGGAATATGAGAAGGAACGTGACGTTTTATCATCATCACAAAGCGACACGTTCTCTGGTGTTTTAACCGCCAAACCTCCTGAGAAACTCTCCCCAAAACACCCAAAACATGAAGGACGAGTGTCCACCAAGACGCTGCCGCCGTTGTTCAGAAACTCAGTGATTTACTCCCCCAGACCCTTCAAGACTCCCTCAAGATGCTGCGTGTCTCCATCAGGTCCTCTCGGCATTCTGTTGACTCCCATTGCAAAAAGTGCCAGAGAGGAACGAGATCACGTCGAGAAACCTTTCGATTTTCCCATCAGACGCTTTGATGACAGTTATTATCAGAAGAGATGCAGTTTACCCACCAGCGTTCTCGCGCCACCGGCCACCGAGCGTCTGACGTCACGCAGAAGCAGAACTGTGATGAAAAGCCCCAAAACTGCAGACAATCCTCAGCCCACAGCTGCTCCTCACGGTACCTTAACTTCACTCAGTACTAAACTGCTGAGGAGATTTACTTTTCCAGATTTGAAAAAGATCGTTAAAGAGTCACGTGAGGTTCACGCGACACGGGCCGAAGCTTTAGAACCAGACGGACGGAGCATCCCGAGATCAGAGACTTTTCCCCTCACGAAGAATCATCCTCAGGTCGGGAACAAACCGAGTGTAGACAGCATCAGTGCTGTGAAGTGTGAGTTtgattttcactttaaaaccacTTCCGACTTAAGATCGTGTGACGCAGGACGGGAGGAGAGCACGCGAGCTGCG ACATTGAGAGCGTGGGTTATGTCGCTTGCGTGGGGGGGGGGAATGGGGGGTGGTTGGGTTGTGCTCACGCATTACAGCCGCAGCTGCGACCTCAGATGCACGAACGGCATTGCGGGATCAGGCTGTCCGATAAACTTCACGAGCAGAGCGATGCAGCTGCGTCTCTGCACTTCTGTTCATCTGTTCATCTTTTCGCCTTCTGCCT GCGCTCTGTCCCGAGTCTCTGCTGAAGCTGAAGTAGAGAATCTGTCCGGACTCTCACCGAATCCAGATCGGGATATTTTTGTAGTTCGGGAAAACGGGAGCACGTGCCTGATGGCGGAGTTTGCGGTGAAATTTCTCATCCCGTATGACGTGCTCGCGCTCAACGGCATCGAT ttgatAACGGAGCAGACAACTGTGTCGATCCCGCGCGGCGCTGAGATCGCGGGGAAATGCGGCGCGCGTGAGTCTGAGCTGCACATCTCGTGGGTTAATAGCGCGTTCACGTTCCGCATCTTTTTCTTGAGG GAGAATCGCATGATGGGCAGTGGTGGTAATGCTGAAGAAACTGAAGTGTGGAAGATTAATAAGGTTCAGCTGGTTTACGACACATCAGATATGACACACTTTGTAAACGCTTATAACC CGGGGAAACACACAGCCAGCACACACCGTCTGTCAGCGCTTGTGACTCCGGCCGGCCGGTCATACGTGTGTACGGCTCAACAAACGCTCACGTTAATCTCCACGGACCATCAGAAGGGAGTCACAGTCTCGCTGTACGACATCCAGGTTCAGGCCTTCGACATCAAGAGCGACTTCATATTCAGTGAAC CGTATAAATGCATGACAGACCAGCGGGAGCAGCTGGAACAAATGCTGCCTCTGGTGTTGGGTCTCATCCTTGGTCTCATCATCGTCATCACCATCTCCGTTTATCATTTCCACCTGAAACTGACCGCACAACAGCAACCGCAGGTCCCGCGAGACCGCTCGCTCTACAAGAACATGTGA
- the pak5 gene encoding serine/threonine-protein kinase PAK 5 isoform X3 codes for MFGKKKKKLEISAPSNFEHRVHTGFDPHKQTFTGLPQQWQSLLADTANRPKPMVDPSYITPIQLAPMKISPKKVRLAESPLRKTIVRGSRPPKDASINGLLEEFDNISVTRSNSLRKESPPGVHQAGTNKLLSASAVNAGGPEENGFTPHYGRYSCDLDSSKDFSLEPHRDKGVHDGEWAVARHYRFSLKHNGHPIRSPFYPDAMPQKSSDYAKMPPDYHAYLESRREYYRASLGGSSQDYREQALGTPSRVSVRSEQVNYPDGDWGYGAPHRDDYDKRPKSSYVSQTSPQPAIRQRSRSGSGLQEPGLPYGMGVFKSGAQGPYSSYTYPRLSENTSSLIIGKGEYDRASRDGSPQAPGVETYPRGPFRLPQSHGKPAYPPGFQYPLPFHYKPSPYHHPPSQPSPPYTPQGAHSQPSSPYIPPGAYPPPSWGSASEQPPSRVSHEQFRAALQLVVNPGDPREYLDNFLKIGEGSTGIVCIATEKHSGKQVAVKKMDLRKQQRRELLFNEVVIMRDYHHENVVDMYNSYLVGDELWVVMEFLEGGALTDIVTHTRMNEEQIATVCVSVLRALSYLHTQGVIHRDIKSDSILLTSDGRIKLSDFGFCAQVSKDVPKRKSLVGTPYWMAPEVISRLPYGTEVDIWSLGIMVIEMVDGEPPYFNEPPLQAMRRIRDNLPPRLKEPHKVSSVLQAFLDLMLVREPSQRASAQDLLQHPFLKMSGPPSCIVPLMRHYRLR; via the exons ATGTTtggaaagaagaagaagaagctgGAAATATCGGCCCCTTCTAACTTTGAGCACCGCGTTCACACGGGCTTCGATCCGCACAAGCAGACGTTCACAGGACTGCCACAGCAATGGCAGAGTCTGTTAGCTGACACTGCCAACCGACCCAAACCCATGGTGGACCCGTCCTACATCACACCCATTCAGCTCGCCCCGATGAAG ATATCTCCCAAGAAAGTCCGGTTGGCCGAGTCGCCGTTGCGAAAA ACTATCGTCCGTGGCAGCCGGCCGCCCAAAGACGCCTCCATCAACGGTCTGCTGGAAGAGTTCGACAACATCTCTGTGACTCGCTCCAACTCTCTGAGAAAAGAAAGTCCGCCCGGGGTCCATCAGGCCGGCACCAACAAACTGCTGTCGGCTTCGGCGGTGAACGCGGGCGGTCCGGAGGAGAACGGCTTCACCCCTCACTACGGCCGTTACTCCTGCGATCTGGACAGCAGCAAGGACTTCTCGCTGGAGCCGCACCGCGACAAAGGCGTCCACGATGGGGAATGGGCGGTGGCACGGCACTACCGTTTCTCTCTCAAACACAATGGTCATCCCATCCGGAGTCCCTTCTACCCCGACGCCATGCCGCAGAAGTCTTCAGACTATGCCAAGATGCCTCCGGACTACCACGCCTACCTGGAGAGCCGACGGGAGTACTACCGAGCGTCTCTGGGCGGATCCAGTCAGGATTACAGGGAGCAGGCGCTGGGAACGCCGTCTCGGGTATCCGTCCGCAGCGAGCAGGTGAATTATCCCGACGGAGACTGGGGATACGGAGCGCCTCACAGAGACGATTACGACAAGAGGCCCAAGTCATCCTACGTCAGTCAGACGAGTCCCCAGCCGGCCATTCGGCAGCGCTCCAGGTCGGGTTCTGGCCTGCAGGAGCCCGGTCTGCCATACGGGATGGGTGTGTTTAAAAGTGGCGCGCAGGGGCCGTACAGCTCCTACACCTACCCCAGACTCTCAGAGAACACCTCCTCTCTCATCATAGGAAAG GGCGAGTACGACAGAGCGTCTCGTGATGGGAGTCCGCAGGCACCCGGGGTTGAGACGTATCCACGTGGCCCCTTCAGACTACCTCAGAGCCACGGCAAGCCCGCTTACCCACCCGGTTTCCAGTACCCGCTGCCCTTCCACTACAAACCTTCACCCTATCACCACCCACCATCACAGCCCAGCCCACCCTACACCCCGCAGGGCGCTCACTCTCAGCCCTCGTCTCCTTATATTCCTCCCGGTGCGTATCCTCCGCCCAGCTGGGGCTCGGCTTCAGAGCAGCCGCCCTCTCGGGTGTCCCACGAGCAGTTCCGGGCGGCGCTGCAGCTGGTGGTGAACCCGGGCGACCCGCGGGAGTACCTGGACAACTTCCTGAAGATCGGAGAGGGCTCCACGGGCATCGTGTGCATCGCCACCGAGAAGCACAGCGGCAAACAGGTGGCGGTTAAAAAGATGGACCTGAGGAAACAGCAGCGACGAGAACTTCTCTTCAATGAG gtGGTTATCATGCGAGACTATCATCATGAGAATGTGGTGGACATGTATAACAGTTATCTGGTGGGTGACGAGCTCTGGGTGGTGATGGAGTTTTTAGAGGGTGGAGCTTTGACTGATATCGTCACTCACACCAG GATGAATGAGGAGCAGATCGCTacggtgtgtgtgtctgtgttgagAGCTCTGTCATATCTGCACACACAGGGTGTGATCCACAGAGACATCAAGAGCGATTCAATCCTCCTGACCAGTGACGGACGG ATCAAACTCTCAGATTTTGGCTTCTGCGCTCAAGTGTCTAAAGATGTTCCTAAGAGAAAGTCTCTGGTGGGGACGCCGTACTGGATGGCACCTGAGGTCATCTCCAGATTACCATACGGCACTGAG GTGGACATCTGGTCTCTGGGCATCATGGTGATCGAGATGGTTGATGGAGAGCCGCCGTACTTCAATGAACCTCCACTGCAGGCCATGAGACGCATACGCGACAACCTTCCTCCTCGACTCAAAGAGCCACATAAG GTGTCATCTGTTCTTCAAGCGTTTCTGGACCTGATGTTGGTGAGAGAGCCGTCTCAGCGCGCTTCGGCTCAAGACCTCCTGCAGCACCCTTTCCTAAAGATGTCGGGACCCCCGTCCTGTATCGTTCCCCTCATGAGACATTACAGACTCCGCTGA